One Chanodichthys erythropterus isolate Z2021 chromosome 22, ASM2448905v1, whole genome shotgun sequence DNA window includes the following coding sequences:
- the brd3a gene encoding bromodomain-containing protein 3a isoform X1: MSTVTSATPEPPAIANPPPPEVTNPTKPGRKTNQLQYMQNVVVKTLWKHQFAWPFYQPVDAVKLGLPDYHKIIKNPMDMGTIKKRLENVYYWSASECMQDFNTMFTNCYIYNKPTDDIVLMAQALEKIFLQKVALMPQEEVELLPPAPKGKGRKPAGPGQQDVAVSSGSPTSVFPGATSPSSQTAVVSPAPVPTITPSLPAVQNTTAAAMIPGMPPSQPMSKKKGVKRKADTTTPTTSAITASRSQSPTPLLEGKPGKVASRRESTGRPIKPPKKDFEDGELSVHGGKKGRLTEQLKYCEVILKEMLSKKHAAYAWPFYKPVDAEALELHDYHDIIKHPMDLSTVKKKMDSREYQDAQSFAADVRLMFSNCYKYNPPDHEVVAMARKLQDVFEMRFAKMPDEPVEVAGAGGVGGAGVVSKSTVSSESSGDSSTSDSSDSEEERATRLAELQEQVGAEQCISLEHPIGSRQGIKNGCTKNNQLKAVHEQLAALSQAPVSKPKKKKEKKEKDKKKKENKHNKTKPEEKGKPGQPPKPPQQKKGPARKANSTVPGNRQPKKGGRGPGYESDEEMSLPMTYDEKRQLSLDINRLPGEKLGRVVHIIQSREPSLRDSNPDEIEIDFETLKPSTLRELERYVKSCLQKKQRKPPQKGGSGPSRLSGSSSSSDSGSSSSSGSTSDSSDSD, from the exons ATGTCAACGGTCACTTCAGCAACCCCAGAGCCTCCTGCAATCGCCAACCCTCCTCCGCCTGAAGTGACTAACCCTACCAAACCTGGCCGCAAGACTAACCAGCTGCAGTACATGCAAAATGTAGTTGTAAAGACACTGTGGAAGCATCAGTTTGCATGGCCTTTCTACCAGCCTGTTGATGCTGTTAAGCTTGGTCTTCCG GACTATCACAAGATCATAAAGAACCCAATGGACATGGGCACCATCAAGAAAAGACTGGAGAACGTTTACTACTGGAGTGCAAGCGAGTGTATGCAGGACTTCAACACAATGTTCACAAACTGTTATATTTACAACAAG CCAACAGATGACATTGTGTTGATGGCACAAGCATTAGAGAAGATCTTCCTTCAGAAAGTGGCCCTGATGCCTCAGGAGGAGGTTGAGCTTCTTCCTCCTGCTCCAAAGGGTAAAGGGCGCAAACCAGCAGGACCCG GTCAGCAGGATGTGGCCGTCTCCTCTGGCTCACCCACTTCTGTTTTCCCTGGTGCCACCTCACCGAGTTCCCAAACAGCGGTTGTATCTCCAGCTCCAGTGCCCACCATCACCCCTAGCCTACCAGCTGTACAGAACACAACCGCTGCCGCCATGATACCCGGCATGCCTCCGTCGCAACCCATGTCCAAA AAGAAGGGGGTAAAGAGGAAAGCAGACACAACCACCCCTACTACCTCTGCCATTACCGCGAGCAGGAGCCAGTCGCCCACCCCTCTTTTAGAAGGAAAACCGGGCAAGGTGGCATCCAGGCGAGAGAGCACCGGTCGCCCCATCAAACCGCCTAAAAAGGATTTTGAAGATGGTGAACTAAGCGTGCATGGAGGCAAGAAGGGCAGGCTTACAGAGCAACTCAAGTACTGCGAGGTCATCCTTAAGGAAATGCTCTCGAAAAAACATGCCGCTTACGCCTGGCCCTTTTATAAGCCTGTCGACGCGGAGGCTCTTGAGCTACATGACTACCATGACATAATCAAACACCCCATGGACTTAAGCACAGTGAAA AAAAAAATGGACAGTCGAGAATACCAGGATGCACAGAGTTTTGCTGCAGATGTCAGATTaatgttctcaaattgttacaAGTACAACCCACCTGATCATGAGGTGGTCGCTATGGCCAGAAAGCTGCAG GATGTGTTTGAAATGCGTTTTGCAAAGATGCCTGATGAGCCAGTGGAAGTGGCTGGGGCAGGCGGTGTAGGCGGGGCCGGTGTGGTCAGTAAGAGTACTGTCAGCAGTGAGAGCAGTGGCGACTCCTCCACCTCTGACAGCTCCGACTCTGAGGAGGAGAGGGCCACCCGGCTCGCCGAGCTGCAGGAACAGGTGGGTGCGGAACAG TGTATCTCTTTGGAGCACCCCATTGGTAGCAGACAGGGGATAAAAAACGGGTGCACCAAGAATAATCAg CTGAAAGCTGTCCACGAACAGCTAGCCGCTCTTTCTCAGGCCCCTGTAAGTAAaccaaagaaaaagaaagagaagaaagaaaaggacaagaaaaagaaagagaacaaGCACAACAAAACCAAGCCAGAGGAGAAAGGCAAGCCAGGACAGCCACCGAAACCACCCCAGCAGAAAAAGGGTCCTGCCAGAAAGGCTAACAGCACTGTTCCAGGCAACAG GCAACCAAAGAAGGGTGGCAGAGGGCCCGGCTACGAGTCTGACGAGGAGATGTCACTCCCCATGACGTATGACGAGAAACGGCAACTGAGCCTCGACATCAACCGGCTGCCTGGAGAGAAGTTAGGTAGGGTGGTCCACATCATTCAGTCCAGAGAGCCTTCGCTGCGGGATTCCAACCCTGACGAAATCGAAATCGATTTTGAGACGCTCAAACCTTCCACTTTGCGTGAGCTGGAGCGATATGTCAAGTCCTGTTTACAGAAGAAACAGAGGAAACCTCCAC AGAAAGGAGGCTCAGGCCCCTCTCGGCTCAGCGGCAGCAGCAGTTCCTCAGACTCGGGCAGCAGCAGCTCCAGTGGCTCCACTTCGGACAGCAGTGACTCCGACTGA
- the brd3a gene encoding bromodomain-containing protein 3a isoform X5, which translates to MSTVTSATPEPPAIANPPPPEVTNPTKPGRKTNQLQYMQNVVVKTLWKHQFAWPFYQPVDAVKLGLPDYHKIIKNPMDMGTIKKRLENVYYWSASECMQDFNTMFTNCYIYNKPTDDIVLMAQALEKIFLQKVALMPQEEVELLPPAPKGKGRKPAGPGQQDVAVSSGSPTSVFPGATSPSSQTAVVSPAPVPTITPSLPAVQNTTAAAMIPGMPPSQPMSKKKGVKRKADTTTPTTSAITASRSQSPTPLLEGKPGKVASRRESTGRPIKPPKKDFEDGELSVHGGKKGRLTEQLKYCEVILKEMLSKKHAAYAWPFYKPVDAEALELHDYHDIIKHPMDLSTVKKKMDSREYQDAQSFAADVRLMFSNCYKYNPPDHEVVAMARKLQDVFEMRFAKMPDEPVEVAGAGGVGGAGVVSKSTVSSESSGDSSTSDSSDSEEERATRLAELQEQVGAEQLKAVHEQLAALSQAPVSKPKKKKEKKEKDKKKKENKHNKTKPEEKGKPGQPPKPPQQKKGPARKANSTVPGNRQPKKGGRGPGYESDEEMSLPMTYDEKRQLSLDINRLPGEKLGRVVHIIQSREPSLRDSNPDEIEIDFETLKPSTLRELERYVKSCLQKKQRKPPQKGGSGPSRLSGSSSSSDSGSSSSSGSTSDSSDSD; encoded by the exons ATGTCAACGGTCACTTCAGCAACCCCAGAGCCTCCTGCAATCGCCAACCCTCCTCCGCCTGAAGTGACTAACCCTACCAAACCTGGCCGCAAGACTAACCAGCTGCAGTACATGCAAAATGTAGTTGTAAAGACACTGTGGAAGCATCAGTTTGCATGGCCTTTCTACCAGCCTGTTGATGCTGTTAAGCTTGGTCTTCCG GACTATCACAAGATCATAAAGAACCCAATGGACATGGGCACCATCAAGAAAAGACTGGAGAACGTTTACTACTGGAGTGCAAGCGAGTGTATGCAGGACTTCAACACAATGTTCACAAACTGTTATATTTACAACAAG CCAACAGATGACATTGTGTTGATGGCACAAGCATTAGAGAAGATCTTCCTTCAGAAAGTGGCCCTGATGCCTCAGGAGGAGGTTGAGCTTCTTCCTCCTGCTCCAAAGGGTAAAGGGCGCAAACCAGCAGGACCCG GTCAGCAGGATGTGGCCGTCTCCTCTGGCTCACCCACTTCTGTTTTCCCTGGTGCCACCTCACCGAGTTCCCAAACAGCGGTTGTATCTCCAGCTCCAGTGCCCACCATCACCCCTAGCCTACCAGCTGTACAGAACACAACCGCTGCCGCCATGATACCCGGCATGCCTCCGTCGCAACCCATGTCCAAA AAGAAGGGGGTAAAGAGGAAAGCAGACACAACCACCCCTACTACCTCTGCCATTACCGCGAGCAGGAGCCAGTCGCCCACCCCTCTTTTAGAAGGAAAACCGGGCAAGGTGGCATCCAGGCGAGAGAGCACCGGTCGCCCCATCAAACCGCCTAAAAAGGATTTTGAAGATGGTGAACTAAGCGTGCATGGAGGCAAGAAGGGCAGGCTTACAGAGCAACTCAAGTACTGCGAGGTCATCCTTAAGGAAATGCTCTCGAAAAAACATGCCGCTTACGCCTGGCCCTTTTATAAGCCTGTCGACGCGGAGGCTCTTGAGCTACATGACTACCATGACATAATCAAACACCCCATGGACTTAAGCACAGTGAAA AAAAAAATGGACAGTCGAGAATACCAGGATGCACAGAGTTTTGCTGCAGATGTCAGATTaatgttctcaaattgttacaAGTACAACCCACCTGATCATGAGGTGGTCGCTATGGCCAGAAAGCTGCAG GATGTGTTTGAAATGCGTTTTGCAAAGATGCCTGATGAGCCAGTGGAAGTGGCTGGGGCAGGCGGTGTAGGCGGGGCCGGTGTGGTCAGTAAGAGTACTGTCAGCAGTGAGAGCAGTGGCGACTCCTCCACCTCTGACAGCTCCGACTCTGAGGAGGAGAGGGCCACCCGGCTCGCCGAGCTGCAGGAACAGGTGGGTGCGGAACAG CTGAAAGCTGTCCACGAACAGCTAGCCGCTCTTTCTCAGGCCCCTGTAAGTAAaccaaagaaaaagaaagagaagaaagaaaaggacaagaaaaagaaagagaacaaGCACAACAAAACCAAGCCAGAGGAGAAAGGCAAGCCAGGACAGCCACCGAAACCACCCCAGCAGAAAAAGGGTCCTGCCAGAAAGGCTAACAGCACTGTTCCAGGCAACAG GCAACCAAAGAAGGGTGGCAGAGGGCCCGGCTACGAGTCTGACGAGGAGATGTCACTCCCCATGACGTATGACGAGAAACGGCAACTGAGCCTCGACATCAACCGGCTGCCTGGAGAGAAGTTAGGTAGGGTGGTCCACATCATTCAGTCCAGAGAGCCTTCGCTGCGGGATTCCAACCCTGACGAAATCGAAATCGATTTTGAGACGCTCAAACCTTCCACTTTGCGTGAGCTGGAGCGATATGTCAAGTCCTGTTTACAGAAGAAACAGAGGAAACCTCCAC AGAAAGGAGGCTCAGGCCCCTCTCGGCTCAGCGGCAGCAGCAGTTCCTCAGACTCGGGCAGCAGCAGCTCCAGTGGCTCCACTTCGGACAGCAGTGACTCCGACTGA
- the brd3a gene encoding bromodomain-containing protein 3a isoform X3 translates to MSTVTSATPEPPAIANPPPPEVTNPTKPGRKTNQLQYMQNVVVKTLWKHQFAWPFYQPVDAVKLGLPDYHKIIKNPMDMGTIKKRLENVYYWSASECMQDFNTMFTNCYIYNKPTDDIVLMAQALEKIFLQKVALMPQEEVELLPPAPKGKGRKPAGPGQQDVAVSSGSPTSVFPGATSPSSQTAVVSPAPVPTITPSLPAVQNTTAAAMIPGMPPSQPMSKKKGVKRKADTTTPTTSAITASRSQSPTPLLEGKPGKVASRRESTGRPIKPPKKDFEDGELSVHGGKKGRLTEQLKYCEVILKEMLSKKHAAYAWPFYKPVDAEALELHDYHDIIKHPMDLSTVKKKMDSREYQDAQSFAADVRLMFSNCYKYNPPDHEVVAMARKLQDVFEMRFAKMPDEPVEVAGAGGVGGAGVVSKSTVSSESSGDSSTSDSSDSEEERATRLAELQEQCISLEHPIGSRQGIKNGCTKNNQLKAVHEQLAALSQAPVSKPKKKKEKKEKDKKKKENKHNKTKPEEKGKPGQPPKPPQQKKGPARKANSTVPGNRQPKKGGRGPGYESDEEMSLPMTYDEKRQLSLDINRLPGEKLGRVVHIIQSREPSLRDSNPDEIEIDFETLKPSTLRELERYVKSCLQKKQRKPPQKGGSGPSRLSGSSSSSDSGSSSSSGSTSDSSDSD, encoded by the exons ATGTCAACGGTCACTTCAGCAACCCCAGAGCCTCCTGCAATCGCCAACCCTCCTCCGCCTGAAGTGACTAACCCTACCAAACCTGGCCGCAAGACTAACCAGCTGCAGTACATGCAAAATGTAGTTGTAAAGACACTGTGGAAGCATCAGTTTGCATGGCCTTTCTACCAGCCTGTTGATGCTGTTAAGCTTGGTCTTCCG GACTATCACAAGATCATAAAGAACCCAATGGACATGGGCACCATCAAGAAAAGACTGGAGAACGTTTACTACTGGAGTGCAAGCGAGTGTATGCAGGACTTCAACACAATGTTCACAAACTGTTATATTTACAACAAG CCAACAGATGACATTGTGTTGATGGCACAAGCATTAGAGAAGATCTTCCTTCAGAAAGTGGCCCTGATGCCTCAGGAGGAGGTTGAGCTTCTTCCTCCTGCTCCAAAGGGTAAAGGGCGCAAACCAGCAGGACCCG GTCAGCAGGATGTGGCCGTCTCCTCTGGCTCACCCACTTCTGTTTTCCCTGGTGCCACCTCACCGAGTTCCCAAACAGCGGTTGTATCTCCAGCTCCAGTGCCCACCATCACCCCTAGCCTACCAGCTGTACAGAACACAACCGCTGCCGCCATGATACCCGGCATGCCTCCGTCGCAACCCATGTCCAAA AAGAAGGGGGTAAAGAGGAAAGCAGACACAACCACCCCTACTACCTCTGCCATTACCGCGAGCAGGAGCCAGTCGCCCACCCCTCTTTTAGAAGGAAAACCGGGCAAGGTGGCATCCAGGCGAGAGAGCACCGGTCGCCCCATCAAACCGCCTAAAAAGGATTTTGAAGATGGTGAACTAAGCGTGCATGGAGGCAAGAAGGGCAGGCTTACAGAGCAACTCAAGTACTGCGAGGTCATCCTTAAGGAAATGCTCTCGAAAAAACATGCCGCTTACGCCTGGCCCTTTTATAAGCCTGTCGACGCGGAGGCTCTTGAGCTACATGACTACCATGACATAATCAAACACCCCATGGACTTAAGCACAGTGAAA AAAAAAATGGACAGTCGAGAATACCAGGATGCACAGAGTTTTGCTGCAGATGTCAGATTaatgttctcaaattgttacaAGTACAACCCACCTGATCATGAGGTGGTCGCTATGGCCAGAAAGCTGCAG GATGTGTTTGAAATGCGTTTTGCAAAGATGCCTGATGAGCCAGTGGAAGTGGCTGGGGCAGGCGGTGTAGGCGGGGCCGGTGTGGTCAGTAAGAGTACTGTCAGCAGTGAGAGCAGTGGCGACTCCTCCACCTCTGACAGCTCCGACTCTGAGGAGGAGAGGGCCACCCGGCTCGCCGAGCTGCAGGAACAG TGTATCTCTTTGGAGCACCCCATTGGTAGCAGACAGGGGATAAAAAACGGGTGCACCAAGAATAATCAg CTGAAAGCTGTCCACGAACAGCTAGCCGCTCTTTCTCAGGCCCCTGTAAGTAAaccaaagaaaaagaaagagaagaaagaaaaggacaagaaaaagaaagagaacaaGCACAACAAAACCAAGCCAGAGGAGAAAGGCAAGCCAGGACAGCCACCGAAACCACCCCAGCAGAAAAAGGGTCCTGCCAGAAAGGCTAACAGCACTGTTCCAGGCAACAG GCAACCAAAGAAGGGTGGCAGAGGGCCCGGCTACGAGTCTGACGAGGAGATGTCACTCCCCATGACGTATGACGAGAAACGGCAACTGAGCCTCGACATCAACCGGCTGCCTGGAGAGAAGTTAGGTAGGGTGGTCCACATCATTCAGTCCAGAGAGCCTTCGCTGCGGGATTCCAACCCTGACGAAATCGAAATCGATTTTGAGACGCTCAAACCTTCCACTTTGCGTGAGCTGGAGCGATATGTCAAGTCCTGTTTACAGAAGAAACAGAGGAAACCTCCAC AGAAAGGAGGCTCAGGCCCCTCTCGGCTCAGCGGCAGCAGCAGTTCCTCAGACTCGGGCAGCAGCAGCTCCAGTGGCTCCACTTCGGACAGCAGTGACTCCGACTGA
- the brd3a gene encoding bromodomain-containing protein 3a isoform X2, with product MSTVTSATPEPPAIANPPPPEVTNPTKPGRKTNQLQYMQNVVVKTLWKHQFAWPFYQPVDAVKLGLPDYHKIIKNPMDMGTIKKRLENVYYWSASECMQDFNTMFTNCYIYNKPTDDIVLMAQALEKIFLQKVALMPQEEVELLPPAPKGKGRKPAGPGQQDVAVSSGSPTSVFPGATSPSSQTAVVSPAPVPTITPSLPAVQNTTAAAMIPGMPPSQPMSKKGVKRKADTTTPTTSAITASRSQSPTPLLEGKPGKVASRRESTGRPIKPPKKDFEDGELSVHGGKKGRLTEQLKYCEVILKEMLSKKHAAYAWPFYKPVDAEALELHDYHDIIKHPMDLSTVKKKMDSREYQDAQSFAADVRLMFSNCYKYNPPDHEVVAMARKLQDVFEMRFAKMPDEPVEVAGAGGVGGAGVVSKSTVSSESSGDSSTSDSSDSEEERATRLAELQEQVGAEQCISLEHPIGSRQGIKNGCTKNNQLKAVHEQLAALSQAPVSKPKKKKEKKEKDKKKKENKHNKTKPEEKGKPGQPPKPPQQKKGPARKANSTVPGNRQPKKGGRGPGYESDEEMSLPMTYDEKRQLSLDINRLPGEKLGRVVHIIQSREPSLRDSNPDEIEIDFETLKPSTLRELERYVKSCLQKKQRKPPQKGGSGPSRLSGSSSSSDSGSSSSSGSTSDSSDSD from the exons ATGTCAACGGTCACTTCAGCAACCCCAGAGCCTCCTGCAATCGCCAACCCTCCTCCGCCTGAAGTGACTAACCCTACCAAACCTGGCCGCAAGACTAACCAGCTGCAGTACATGCAAAATGTAGTTGTAAAGACACTGTGGAAGCATCAGTTTGCATGGCCTTTCTACCAGCCTGTTGATGCTGTTAAGCTTGGTCTTCCG GACTATCACAAGATCATAAAGAACCCAATGGACATGGGCACCATCAAGAAAAGACTGGAGAACGTTTACTACTGGAGTGCAAGCGAGTGTATGCAGGACTTCAACACAATGTTCACAAACTGTTATATTTACAACAAG CCAACAGATGACATTGTGTTGATGGCACAAGCATTAGAGAAGATCTTCCTTCAGAAAGTGGCCCTGATGCCTCAGGAGGAGGTTGAGCTTCTTCCTCCTGCTCCAAAGGGTAAAGGGCGCAAACCAGCAGGACCCG GTCAGCAGGATGTGGCCGTCTCCTCTGGCTCACCCACTTCTGTTTTCCCTGGTGCCACCTCACCGAGTTCCCAAACAGCGGTTGTATCTCCAGCTCCAGTGCCCACCATCACCCCTAGCCTACCAGCTGTACAGAACACAACCGCTGCCGCCATGATACCCGGCATGCCTCCGTCGCAACCCATGTCCAAA AAGGGGGTAAAGAGGAAAGCAGACACAACCACCCCTACTACCTCTGCCATTACCGCGAGCAGGAGCCAGTCGCCCACCCCTCTTTTAGAAGGAAAACCGGGCAAGGTGGCATCCAGGCGAGAGAGCACCGGTCGCCCCATCAAACCGCCTAAAAAGGATTTTGAAGATGGTGAACTAAGCGTGCATGGAGGCAAGAAGGGCAGGCTTACAGAGCAACTCAAGTACTGCGAGGTCATCCTTAAGGAAATGCTCTCGAAAAAACATGCCGCTTACGCCTGGCCCTTTTATAAGCCTGTCGACGCGGAGGCTCTTGAGCTACATGACTACCATGACATAATCAAACACCCCATGGACTTAAGCACAGTGAAA AAAAAAATGGACAGTCGAGAATACCAGGATGCACAGAGTTTTGCTGCAGATGTCAGATTaatgttctcaaattgttacaAGTACAACCCACCTGATCATGAGGTGGTCGCTATGGCCAGAAAGCTGCAG GATGTGTTTGAAATGCGTTTTGCAAAGATGCCTGATGAGCCAGTGGAAGTGGCTGGGGCAGGCGGTGTAGGCGGGGCCGGTGTGGTCAGTAAGAGTACTGTCAGCAGTGAGAGCAGTGGCGACTCCTCCACCTCTGACAGCTCCGACTCTGAGGAGGAGAGGGCCACCCGGCTCGCCGAGCTGCAGGAACAGGTGGGTGCGGAACAG TGTATCTCTTTGGAGCACCCCATTGGTAGCAGACAGGGGATAAAAAACGGGTGCACCAAGAATAATCAg CTGAAAGCTGTCCACGAACAGCTAGCCGCTCTTTCTCAGGCCCCTGTAAGTAAaccaaagaaaaagaaagagaagaaagaaaaggacaagaaaaagaaagagaacaaGCACAACAAAACCAAGCCAGAGGAGAAAGGCAAGCCAGGACAGCCACCGAAACCACCCCAGCAGAAAAAGGGTCCTGCCAGAAAGGCTAACAGCACTGTTCCAGGCAACAG GCAACCAAAGAAGGGTGGCAGAGGGCCCGGCTACGAGTCTGACGAGGAGATGTCACTCCCCATGACGTATGACGAGAAACGGCAACTGAGCCTCGACATCAACCGGCTGCCTGGAGAGAAGTTAGGTAGGGTGGTCCACATCATTCAGTCCAGAGAGCCTTCGCTGCGGGATTCCAACCCTGACGAAATCGAAATCGATTTTGAGACGCTCAAACCTTCCACTTTGCGTGAGCTGGAGCGATATGTCAAGTCCTGTTTACAGAAGAAACAGAGGAAACCTCCAC AGAAAGGAGGCTCAGGCCCCTCTCGGCTCAGCGGCAGCAGCAGTTCCTCAGACTCGGGCAGCAGCAGCTCCAGTGGCTCCACTTCGGACAGCAGTGACTCCGACTGA
- the brd3a gene encoding bromodomain-containing protein 3a isoform X4, with the protein MSTVTSATPEPPAIANPPPPEVTNPTKPGRKTNQLQYMQNVVVKTLWKHQFAWPFYQPVDAVKLGLPDYHKIIKNPMDMGTIKKRLENVYYWSASECMQDFNTMFTNCYIYNKPTDDIVLMAQALEKIFLQKVALMPQEEVELLPPAPKGQQDVAVSSGSPTSVFPGATSPSSQTAVVSPAPVPTITPSLPAVQNTTAAAMIPGMPPSQPMSKKKGVKRKADTTTPTTSAITASRSQSPTPLLEGKPGKVASRRESTGRPIKPPKKDFEDGELSVHGGKKGRLTEQLKYCEVILKEMLSKKHAAYAWPFYKPVDAEALELHDYHDIIKHPMDLSTVKKKMDSREYQDAQSFAADVRLMFSNCYKYNPPDHEVVAMARKLQDVFEMRFAKMPDEPVEVAGAGGVGGAGVVSKSTVSSESSGDSSTSDSSDSEEERATRLAELQEQVGAEQCISLEHPIGSRQGIKNGCTKNNQLKAVHEQLAALSQAPVSKPKKKKEKKEKDKKKKENKHNKTKPEEKGKPGQPPKPPQQKKGPARKANSTVPGNRQPKKGGRGPGYESDEEMSLPMTYDEKRQLSLDINRLPGEKLGRVVHIIQSREPSLRDSNPDEIEIDFETLKPSTLRELERYVKSCLQKKQRKPPQKGGSGPSRLSGSSSSSDSGSSSSSGSTSDSSDSD; encoded by the exons ATGTCAACGGTCACTTCAGCAACCCCAGAGCCTCCTGCAATCGCCAACCCTCCTCCGCCTGAAGTGACTAACCCTACCAAACCTGGCCGCAAGACTAACCAGCTGCAGTACATGCAAAATGTAGTTGTAAAGACACTGTGGAAGCATCAGTTTGCATGGCCTTTCTACCAGCCTGTTGATGCTGTTAAGCTTGGTCTTCCG GACTATCACAAGATCATAAAGAACCCAATGGACATGGGCACCATCAAGAAAAGACTGGAGAACGTTTACTACTGGAGTGCAAGCGAGTGTATGCAGGACTTCAACACAATGTTCACAAACTGTTATATTTACAACAAG CCAACAGATGACATTGTGTTGATGGCACAAGCATTAGAGAAGATCTTCCTTCAGAAAGTGGCCCTGATGCCTCAGGAGGAGGTTGAGCTTCTTCCTCCTGCTCCAAAGG GTCAGCAGGATGTGGCCGTCTCCTCTGGCTCACCCACTTCTGTTTTCCCTGGTGCCACCTCACCGAGTTCCCAAACAGCGGTTGTATCTCCAGCTCCAGTGCCCACCATCACCCCTAGCCTACCAGCTGTACAGAACACAACCGCTGCCGCCATGATACCCGGCATGCCTCCGTCGCAACCCATGTCCAAA AAGAAGGGGGTAAAGAGGAAAGCAGACACAACCACCCCTACTACCTCTGCCATTACCGCGAGCAGGAGCCAGTCGCCCACCCCTCTTTTAGAAGGAAAACCGGGCAAGGTGGCATCCAGGCGAGAGAGCACCGGTCGCCCCATCAAACCGCCTAAAAAGGATTTTGAAGATGGTGAACTAAGCGTGCATGGAGGCAAGAAGGGCAGGCTTACAGAGCAACTCAAGTACTGCGAGGTCATCCTTAAGGAAATGCTCTCGAAAAAACATGCCGCTTACGCCTGGCCCTTTTATAAGCCTGTCGACGCGGAGGCTCTTGAGCTACATGACTACCATGACATAATCAAACACCCCATGGACTTAAGCACAGTGAAA AAAAAAATGGACAGTCGAGAATACCAGGATGCACAGAGTTTTGCTGCAGATGTCAGATTaatgttctcaaattgttacaAGTACAACCCACCTGATCATGAGGTGGTCGCTATGGCCAGAAAGCTGCAG GATGTGTTTGAAATGCGTTTTGCAAAGATGCCTGATGAGCCAGTGGAAGTGGCTGGGGCAGGCGGTGTAGGCGGGGCCGGTGTGGTCAGTAAGAGTACTGTCAGCAGTGAGAGCAGTGGCGACTCCTCCACCTCTGACAGCTCCGACTCTGAGGAGGAGAGGGCCACCCGGCTCGCCGAGCTGCAGGAACAGGTGGGTGCGGAACAG TGTATCTCTTTGGAGCACCCCATTGGTAGCAGACAGGGGATAAAAAACGGGTGCACCAAGAATAATCAg CTGAAAGCTGTCCACGAACAGCTAGCCGCTCTTTCTCAGGCCCCTGTAAGTAAaccaaagaaaaagaaagagaagaaagaaaaggacaagaaaaagaaagagaacaaGCACAACAAAACCAAGCCAGAGGAGAAAGGCAAGCCAGGACAGCCACCGAAACCACCCCAGCAGAAAAAGGGTCCTGCCAGAAAGGCTAACAGCACTGTTCCAGGCAACAG GCAACCAAAGAAGGGTGGCAGAGGGCCCGGCTACGAGTCTGACGAGGAGATGTCACTCCCCATGACGTATGACGAGAAACGGCAACTGAGCCTCGACATCAACCGGCTGCCTGGAGAGAAGTTAGGTAGGGTGGTCCACATCATTCAGTCCAGAGAGCCTTCGCTGCGGGATTCCAACCCTGACGAAATCGAAATCGATTTTGAGACGCTCAAACCTTCCACTTTGCGTGAGCTGGAGCGATATGTCAAGTCCTGTTTACAGAAGAAACAGAGGAAACCTCCAC AGAAAGGAGGCTCAGGCCCCTCTCGGCTCAGCGGCAGCAGCAGTTCCTCAGACTCGGGCAGCAGCAGCTCCAGTGGCTCCACTTCGGACAGCAGTGACTCCGACTGA